From Brassica rapa cultivar Chiifu-401-42 chromosome A06, CAAS_Brap_v3.01, whole genome shotgun sequence:
TGATCAATTCCAAAGAGTTTCTGATGGTTTGAGTGTATTTTTGCAGGGATCTATCAAGCAATACACTCAAGGGTGCTATACCTTCTTCAATGAGTCGTCTTACACGTTTACGCTCCTTGTAAGTACACACAACATGTCTCTGTCTTTTTAGATAAATTGTGTGGAAGAGTTGTGTCTTTTAACGTATATATGTTCTTGAACTCATTGTTGTATTCAGGAACATGTCAGCCAACTTTCTCTCCGGGGAGATTCCAGATATTGGAGTGCTCAGCAGATTCGGACCTGAATCGTGAGAGCTTCTCTTCTTTTAGTTGTGCTGCTAGACTAGGTTGTTATATTCTGATTATGGTTTTGTGTCTGTATATGGTTAGATTCACTGGTAACTTGGACCTTTGTGGACCGCAAATTCACAAGCCATGTAGATCATCAATGGGCTTCCCTGTTGTTCTTCCTCACGCAGTAACTGATGATGAATCAGGCAAGTTTCTTATTACTAAATCTactcttttgtttctttagtTTCCCTTTGGCTAAACGTTTCTTGATTTCTCTCTCACAGATCCTCCAAAGAGATCGTCACGCttgatcaaaggcatcttgatcGGAGCAATGTCTACAATGGCTGTTGcattcatcatcatctttgtgTTCCTTTGGGTTTGGATGCTCTCAAAGAAGGAAAGAACAGTAAAGAAGTACACTGAAGTCAATAAACAAAAGGAACCATCAGAAACAAGCAAAAAGCTGATTACATTCCACGGTGATCTTCCATACACCTCGACCGAGCTGATCGAGAAGCTGGAGTCTCTTGACGAAGAAGACATTGTTGGCTCAGGAGGGTTTGGCACGGTCTACCGAATGGTGATGAACGATCTTGGAACTTTTGCTGTCAAGAAGATAGACAGGAGTAGGCAAGGGTCAGACCGAGTTTTTGAGCGAGAGGTTGAGATTCTAGGAAGTGTCAAACACATCAATCTAGTGAACCTGCGTGGATACTGCCGCTTGCCTACTTCAAGACTTCTCATCTATGATTATCTAACTCTTGGCAGCTTAGACCATCTCCTCCACGGTAAATAATACACATCTCTTCTCTTTCATCTCAGCCTATGATtcatactgtttttttttgtctcacaAGAACGAGATCAAGAAGACGGTTTATTGAACTGGAATGCGAGACTGAAAATAGCACTAGGTTCAGCGAGGGGGTTGGCCTATTTGCACCATGATTGTAGCCCGAAGATAGTTCATCGTGACATAAAGTCAAGCAACATTCTACTCAATGATAAGCTAGAGCCTCGAGTCTCGGACTTTGGACTTGCAAAGCTTCTTGTTGACGAAGAGGCTCACGTTACCACCGTGGTAGCTGGCACCTTTGGCTATCTTGCTCCAGGTCCTTTGTTCTCTCTGCTATATCTATTTTCTGATGAATCTTTGACAAAAAGTTTCTAacttttgttatatattttggaaaCAGAGTATTTACAGAACGGTAGAGCAACGGAGAAGTCTGATGTCTACAGCTTTGGAGTTCTTTTGCTTGAGCTCGTTACCGGAAAGAGACCAACAGACACGACATTCGTTAAAAGAGGCTTAAACGTTGTCGGATGGGTAAGACAAAACGAAGAGCTTTTCTGTTTTGGCTTTTGAGGATTCTAACTAAaatgttctttctttctttcagaTGAACACTCTGTTGAAAGAGGATAGATTAGATGATGTAATGGACAAGAGATGTGTTGACGTGGACGAAGACTCTGTTGAGGCATTGGTTGAAATAGCGGCGAGGTGCACAGCTGCTAGCCCTGAGGACCGGCCGGCCATGAATCAGGTGGTTCAGTTACTTGAGCAAGAAGTAATGTCGCCATCTTCTGCTATTGATTACTACGATGACTCCCATTCTGATTACTGTTAGTGGGTATGCGATGTTGAAAGTAACCGGAGAATCTTTGAACCGGGGCGGTTTGATTTATGATTGTAGTTTTGCACCGAGTGACTCTGTTTGTAAATTAGAATTTGAAGGATGGTGTAAGATTGTAAGATTATTGAGGTGCATTATTCTTGTGCACGTTAATgtttagtaatgaaatgttttattttgcaACATTGTAAGCAGAAGACAAGGTctgcaattttattttatgctaAATGAAGAGAATTATATGTATTGGTattttttagcaaaaatatgAATTACAAATTTGATCTTATAAgagaaaagaaataaagaaaaaaaatgtatgaGGCTAGACaatgtttttgatttttcttttgtgagATATTTTAATGTTGTCCTCTGAATATTGACCTTTTGTTTATGTAATAGAGCCTATTCTTCATAATgttctttttgaaaatatatatacttgaaTGAGGAGAATTTTGTGTATGGTATTTGTCAGCAAAAAGAACAATTTAAAATGATCGTATATGAGAAAATGCAGAAATTTAATTAAAGAAAAGATGTATGAGAGTAgacaaagttttgatttttcctTTGTGGGATATTTTAATGTTATCCTCTCTGAATATTGACCTTTCGTTTAATGGAAGAGTCTTCGTCTATCTTCCAAGCCCCATCCACCTCCTAAAAGGGCAACGCGTTTTTTTTTGCCCTATACGCTTTACAAGTTGCTACACACGCATATATAAAGTCATTACTCTAATTGTTACAAAAAGTCATTATTCTAGTATTCATCTTCATACATTTATAATTTTGCACATATGACCAAAAATTTCTACGTTTATACAATTCGATATTATGTCGTAAAGTAATTGATAATATGATACTAATTTACATATAGATGTGCATTACAAGAGACCACTGATGTCATTAGCACTTTCGTAAGTAATCAACTTTTGAAAGAGTTCTATTGTTTTACATAACTATAATCAAATTAAGTAGTAATGGTAGCCTAGTGAAATTTCAACTTCCACTAGATATGTTTTTGACCTAACAATCCTGGTTTCACATAGCGATTGAAGCTCTCAGAAGTCAGTTTGGGCTTCACTTTGAGATCTtctattatagaaaatatttcaaGAGAAAACAATTTTAATGAATTATTTGCAAATTGTActctaaaattattatttttaaaattacgaCCATCACAGTGAAACTCATTCATaccattatatatgtatattcataaataattaaaaggcTAGTATGAAAAAGTTAAGAATATGCTAATCTGCCTATGTATGTATATGTACATCTATGCAGATACGTGCTGCGTGCATATATAAATAGAGATGGTAAAGATTGTCTGTCTCCTATTGGTGAAGGGGACAGAGAAGAAGAGTATTTTAGCCTTTTTCTtgtgatatttttttagattttgagcGGTCTTAATTATCTTTATTTCTCCACCTCAGATTACCATGTCTACGGTTCCGGTGAAGCCACTAACTCCGGTTGGCTTACATCCTATTCGCCGGAACCTCACTAGTACGACGACTTTGAAATCTCAGGCAATGCTCACCGCCGTTCCGAGCAAGCATATTATCGGGTTGTCTACTTATAATAGATGCTTTGAGTTTAAATCTTGGAGCCAAATGAGAAATCCAGCGTTTTTAAGCCACCGTCGGCGAGTTAGCACGGTGGTGGCTTCGGCAGGAAACATGACTGCACCGTCGTCTTGGGAGTCTTGGATGCCAGATAAGAAGGCGGCGGCGACAACTCTATTGCTGAGTGATGCCATTTGGCCCGCAGCTGGTAAGTGGACTATTTAAAGAAACGTATATGCTAATTGATAATCAGTGATTAAGATCATAATTTGTATTGTCTAATGATCATAACTCATAAGAACTACTAATACGTTTTTTCATCTTTGTTTTATCTAAATTTGATGCCCTTTTGTTTCTAATTCAGAAGAACTACAACAGGCGATTAGGGTATAAAAgttgaaaacaaaaaagaacTAGGAAGAGAGAAGAGGTACACataaaaagaatataaaattaataattaatggacAATATTAATTCCAGTCTGACCCAAAAGATGAGAAGAGATTTAAAAAatacggagagagagagagagacattgTGGCTCTTCCTACGGCCAAATGGTCATTTATATAACATGCATTTCCAATTTCACCAATTTATCGATTTGTTTTGGTCAAACACCAATTTACCGAATATACCTTGATATTAAGGTATGTTTTTTTCAGGATAAATGTGAAGAAATTAGCTTAAGCAAGAAATCTAGATAAATTTAACTGGTTGGAAGAAAACTATTCCCTGTAAAATAGCGTATGAAAAAGAGTTATACCTAAATATATTATGTGATCCTCTAATTGAAGTAAATAATTGAATCGTGAAACATATATGGTATAGTCAAACTAATGTTTATTTCTCGA
This genomic window contains:
- the LOC103874710 gene encoding LRR receptor-like serine/threonine-protein kinase FEI 2, whose protein sequence is MGFLNWVLSVICAATVFVSCSFALTLDGYALLELKSGFNDTRNSLENWRDSDESPCSWTGVSCNPQDQRVVSINLPYMQLGGIISPSIGKLSRLQRLALHQNSLHGTIPDEITNCTELRAMYLRGNFLQGEIPPSIGNLTFLTILDLSSNTLKGAIPSSMSRLTRLRSLNMSANFLSGEIPDIGVLSRFGPESFTGNLDLCGPQIHKPCRSSMGFPVVLPHAVTDDESDPPKRSSRLIKGILIGAMSTMAVAFIIIFVFLWVWMLSKKERTVKKYTEVNKQKEPSETSKKLITFHGDLPYTSTELIEKLESLDEEDIVGSGGFGTVYRMVMNDLGTFAVKKIDRSRQGSDRVFEREVEILGSVKHINLVNLRGYCRLPTSRLLIYDYLTLGSLDHLLHERDQEDGLLNWNARLKIALGSARGLAYLHHDCSPKIVHRDIKSSNILLNDKLEPRVSDFGLAKLLVDEEAHVTTVVAGTFGYLAPEYLQNGRATEKSDVYSFGVLLLELVTGKRPTDTTFVKRGLNVVGWMNTLLKEDRLDDVMDKRCVDVDEDSVEALVEIAARCTAASPEDRPAMNQVVQLLEQEVMSPSSAIDYYDDSHSDYC